CGGACATCCCTTGCATTGCTGGCGACCAAAGCCAGGCCCAAGACGCGGTCTGACGCCAGCGCTGCCATCTCCAAGGCCACTATGCCGCCTAGCGAAAAGCCGAGCAGGGCGAACCGGGGCGGTGCTTCGGCGAGAATGCGCTCCGCCATGCTCCTGACGTCCCTCTCTCCCATTGGAACTTTCACCTCGGTGGCGCGATCCGGCAAACGATCGAGCAGAGGCGCGAAGACTCGGGCATCGCACAACGTTCCCGGCAGCAGAAATAGTGGCACCCGCCCGATCGCTCCGTTCATCTCGGCCGGATTTTCGTCGTCCATCACCGTAATTCCCCATGCGCCTTGCAAGCTGCTCGCGAATCTTCTAGCTATTATGCATTCGGATGCAAGGCGCGCCGTAGCGGCGCGCATCGGAGATTTGAGCGTGACCCTTTGGACGCAGGAAGCCATGAACGCGCGATTGGTGCGCTATGCCGATTTGATACCATGTCGGACGGCCTTCATTGACACTAAGACGCCGGGATCGACCGAGAAGGAAAATTTCACGATCATCGGCGCCGGTGTTTCGGAAAGCGCGGACCAGCATGTCCACATCACCGAGAAGCACGGCTTCAATATTGGTGCCGCGCGCCAGCCGTTCGGTTGCGTCAATTCGCAGCATAGCCACGATACGGCCGAAGTATTCATGATCCATTCGGGCCGCTGGCGCCTGCTGTTCGGCCCGAACTGCGAGGATGGTTCGCTGGAAATTGGGCCGGGCGATGTATGCTCGGTACCGATCCACATGTTCCGCGGTTTCGAGAAGGTCGATGAAGGCAAAGGCATGCTGTTCACCGTGCTTGGCGAGGACGACCCGGGCAAGGTGACCTGGGCGCCGGCAGTGTTCGAAGCGGCGGCCGATCATGGGCTCAAGCTCACGAAGGGCGGGATGTTGATCGATACGTCGGACGGCGACTACAAGCTCAAGGAAGTTGAACTGGAAGATGGGATCGATCCCGATGCCATCGCGGAGCTAAGGACGCCGCCGCTGGAAAAGCTGCAGGAGTGCATCGCGACCTACGACAGCGTCAGGCAGGCTCCCAATCCGCATTCGCCGCTCGCGGCCGAAGGCGTCGAGGAAGCCGGCATAATCACGCCCCGGCCGACGCGCGACGGCTTCCCGGCAGGCCCTATTTCGGGCTGGTGGCCGCAGGACTTCAACCTGCGCCTCCTGACCTTACAGACCGGCGCCTACGTCCCGCTGCACAGCCGCCAGGAAGCCGAAGTCCTCATCGTCCAAGAAGGCACACTGGAAGTCAGTTGGGCCGATGGCGCGATCGTTATGGGCGCCGGCGATACGCTGACGGTGCCGATCGGCCTTGTGCACGCCTTCCGCAACACCGCCTCCGTACCGGCCGTCGCCTTCGTGGCGCGCGGCACGGAGGACCCTGGGCTTCCCGTGTTCCAGAGCTGAGCGATAGAACGCCAACGGCGCGGTTGGCGCCGCATCGACAACAAAAAAGGGGGCGCCGGCCCACACCGGCGCCCCTTTTCCGTTTCCGCCTGAATCGGCAGGTTTGCGACCCGTCAGGCTGGCGTCTTGAGGCGATCGAAACGAATGGCGGCGGCCTTCTGGTGGCCTTCGAGACCTTCGCTGCCGCTCTGGCGAATGGCCGGCGGCGCCACTGCGCGGATCGCGGACTCCTCGAGCCACTGATAAGTCGCGATCTTCACATAGGATCCGACCCACAGACCGCCCGTGTACTTGCCCGCGCCCATCGTCGGCAGCGTGTGGTTGGTGCCGACGTTCTTGTCCGAATAGACGACGCTGGCGTTCTCGCCGATGAACAGCGAGCCGTAGTTGCGCAGTTTCTTGGCAAAGGCGTGGGGATCGGCCGTGTGCACCTGGAGATGCTCGGCAGCGACGTAGTCGGAATAGGCGATCATCGCGGCCTCGTCCGCACAGAAGACGATCTCGCCATAATTGGCCCAGCTTTCCGCCGCGACCTTGGCGGTGGCAAGGGTCTCTAGCTGGCGCGCGACCTCGGCCTTCGTCGCTTCGGCCAACGCGCGATCGGTGGTGATCAGGCCAACCCGCGTGCGGACGTCATGTTCCGCCTGGCCGAGAAGGTCCGTGGCGATCAGTTCGGGATTGCCCGTCGCATCGGCGACGACGAAGATCTCCGAAGGACCCGCAAGCTGGTCAATCCCGACAGGACCGAACACCTGGCGCTTGGCCTCGTTCACGAAGGCATTGCCCGGCCCCATGATCTTGTCGACCTGCGGCACCTTCTCAGTGCCATAGGCCATGGCAGCGATCGCCTGGGCGCCGCCGATAAGGAAGATTCGGTCCGCGCCCGACAGGTGGCAGCCGGCGACCATGGCCTTGTGCGCATTGGGCGGCAGGCAAGCAACGACCTCGTCGCAGCCCGCGACCTTGCCCGGGACGATCGTCATGATCGGCGCGGAAAGGAGCGGGAAACGGCCGCCGGGCACATAGGCGCCGACGCGCTGGATCGGAATGACGCGGTGGCCCAGGTGAAGGCCCGGAATCGGCTCCACTTCCAGCGGCAGGATCGTCGAAAGCTGCGCTTCGGCGAAACGGCGGACGTTTTCGATGGCAAATTCCGTATCCGCACGTGTCTGCGGATCGAGCAGATCCAGGGCCTGCTGCCTTTCGGCGGGCGTGACTTCGAACTGTTCCAAGTTCGAATTGTCGAACTTGCTCGCATATTCGCGCACGGCCGCATCGCCGCGTTCGCGCACATCTTTCAGGATGCCCGTGACGAGGCCGGCAACCTGGTTATTGTCAGCGTGCTGATCCTGAACCGGGGTCTTGATGTATTCGAGCTTGCCTTCGAGGGCCGGCGGGGCGGGAACGCGGGTCATGTTTGAATCCTTCAGCTGGCGTGCTGCCGGTGCAGATTCGTGCGCCATAATGCATTCGAATGCAACTGTCATTCAAAACTCGCTGGACGTATGCACCTGTTTCGTATTCTTGCGGGATGTATAGAATGAATGCGCGAGTGTGCCTGTCAGGGAAGCCATGGATCAGCCTGTAAAATCGACCCAGCCGCTGCGTCGGGCGACGTCCTATGACGTCGCGCGCGCCGCGGGGGTCTCGCAATCCGCCGTATCCCGCTGCTTCGCACCTGGCGGCAGCATCGCGCCGGCCACGCGCAAGCGCATCGAAAAAGTGGCGGCAGAGCTCGGCTATCGGCCGAATGCGCTGGCACAGGGCCTGATATCGGGGCGGACCAACATGGTCGCCGTGCTGATCTCCAGCGCGACCAATCTCTATTACCCGGAAGTGTTGGAAGAACTGACCCGCCGGCTGACCGAGCGCGACACCCGCGTGCTGCTGTTTTCGCTGCGCTCCGAAGGCGAGGTAGACGACGTGCTGGACCAGGTCTGGCGGCATAGCGTCGACGGCGTCATATCTGCTGCGCGCCTGTCCGATGCGCAGATCCAGCTGTTCGAGGATCACCGAGTGCCTCTGGTCCTCTACAACCGCATGCCGGCCAAGGCACGTGCCGCCAGCGTCTGCTGCGATTCCGCTGCGGGCGAAACCGAACTGGTCGAGCGGTTGCTGGCAGCGGGGCATCGCGATTTCGGCATCATCGCCGGCCCTGAGGATTCCTACGTCGGCGAGGAGCGGCGGCGAGCGGCGCTCGATCGCCTGGCCGCCGCGGGTTTCGACAAGGTGCCCGTCGTCCGCGGCGATTTCAGCTATACCGGCGGCGGCGAAGGACTGCGCCAGTTGATGGCGGACAAATCAGGCCTCGATGCGATCATCTGCGGCAACGACCAGATGGCAATCGGCGCGATCGACGCCGCGCGCGAGGACTTCAAGCTGACAATACCCGACGACCTCTCGATCGTCGGCTTCGACGGCACGGCGCCTGCCAGCTGGTCAAGCTACCGCGTGACCTCGATCCGCCAACCCGTGCGCCGCATGACCGAAGCGGCGGTGTCGATGCTGATCGAACGCATCGAGAATGACACGGTATCGGCCGAGCGCCGGCTTTTCGCAGGCGAACTGGTCGCCGGAGCATCCGCACGAATCGGCTGACAACGCAGCGCATTCGGAAGCAAAAATATCACACTTCGATCGGCTGCGGATGGCTGAAGCGCCCTGCCCCACCCTTCATTTGGCATCGCCACGCAGCGGAATTTTCTCTACTATTTACACCTATATCAGCATCTTAATGGATTGCCCGCACGCGCGAACCAACTGCCTCAATGGAGGAATGCATCCGAATGCATTTTGTCATGGACGCGTCATGCGCGACTTGGTAGCGTACCCCTTACCGAAAAGGCCAAGAGGGCCGCACCGGCAGGGAAAAAGGGTTACCGCATGAGCAATCGTTTCTGGTTCGGCAGCGTGTCGGCACTGACCATGGCATTGTGCACTTCGGCTGCTATGGCTCAGGATACGTCAGCCGCCGCTCCTGACGATACCTCCGCGTCGACCGGCATGGCCGACATCGTCGTTACCGCCCAGCGCCGCAGCGAACGCCTCCAGGACGTGCCGCTTTCCGTGACCGCGCTCAGCGGCGACGATCTTTCCCGCAGTCGCATTACCGATGCCAGCCGCCTGCAGCTCCTGTCGCCGGGCCTGACCTGGGGCCAGCAGGGCGCCGACTCCTTCCCCGCCATCCGCGGCGTGCGTACCCAGCTCGTCAGCGCGCAGAGCGATCCGGTCATCGGCTTCTACCTCGACGGCGTCTACCAGAGCCGCACCCAGCAGCAGTCGATCCCGCTGTTCGACATCGCCCGCGTCGAGGTCCAGCGCGGCCCGCAGGGCACGCTCTATGGCCGCAACACTTTTGGTGGCAACATCTCGGTCGTCAGCCAGCTACCGACCAAGAACTTCGAGGCCGGCTTCAACGCCGCTGCCGGCAGCTACAACCTGCGCCAGTTCGATGCCTTCGTGAACCTGCCCGTGACCGATACGCTGCAAGTCCGCGTCGCCGGCTACCACAGCGAGCATGACGGCTACGTCCGCTCGACCACCAATCCCGATATTCGCTTCAACGACGAGAACCAGTCGGCCCTGCGCGCCAGCCTGCTGTTTACTCCGACCGAGCAGTTCGAGGTCCAGGTCCACGCCGGCTATTGGGAACGCAACGATGCCGGCGGCGGCGCGTATGGCTACAAGACCGTCGGCACGCTGATCAATCCGGCGACTGGCACGCGCTCAATCAACGGTCAGCCCTATGCGGTGAACCCGTCGGTCCGCAACGGCACGCGCTTCGTCAACGGCGTCGACATCGGCGTGCCGGTGACCGGCGACGAATACAACGTGCAGTGGGACTACCAGCCGACCGAATATCTGCGCGAGAAGTACGTCAACGGCCAGCTCTCCTACGATTTCGGCGGCGTCGCGATCAAGTCGATCACCGGCTATACCAAGTTCCGCTCGCGCCGCAGCGGCGACCTCGACCAGTCGTCGGTGGTCTTCCCTGCCCCTGGCGTAGCCAGCGCTTTCGCGGGCTCGGGCATCCAGCAACCCGACACCGACGTGAAGACCTTCAGCCAGGAACTACAGCTGTCTTCGACCGACAAGAGCTCGCCGCTCCAGTGGATCGCCGGTGCCTATTACTTCCACGATATGCTCAACGAGCTCTACAGCCAGGTCTATACCGCGCCGACGGCGACCGCGCTTGGCACCCGCTCGCGTACGCAGATCGATACCAAGGCCTATGCGCTCTATGGCCAGGCGACCTATTCGCTGATCCCCGATACCCTGCGCCTGACCGCCGGCGTCCGCTATTCGGACGAGACCAAGAACTACGTGATCACCAACTTCACGGCGCCGGTCGGCACGTTCAACTTCAATACCCAGACTGCCGCACGCGGTGCGGGCCAGGCGAAGTTCAATAAGGTGACCTGGCGTGCTGGCGCGGAATTCAATGTCACGCGCGACAACATGATCTACGCATCGGTCTCGACCGGTTTCGAGTCGGGTGGCATCAACAACAATTCGAGCAACGCGCTGATCCCGCAGAGCTACGCGCCGCAGACCGTGACCGCCTATGAGCTGGGTTCGAAGAACAAGTTCGCCGATGGCCGCGTGATCCTCAACGCCAGCCTGTTCTACAACAAGTACAAGGATCTGCAGATCACGATCCTCGATCCGCTGACGAACCTTTCGTACTACGCCAGCGCCGGCGCGGCGCGCAGCTATGGTGCCGAGTTCGAACTGAAGACGCTGCCGGTCGACGGCCTGCATGTCGATCTGACGGCGGCGCTGCTCAATGCCAAGTTCACCAAGTACGTTCGCCCGAACCCGTTCGGCGACACCACGACGGTCAACCTGGCCGGCAAGCGCGTGCCGACCTCGCCGACGCTGAAGACCACCGCGAGCATCTCCTACGACGCCGACCTGGGCAGCGCCGGCACGATCTCGCCGCGCGTCGACGTACTCTATTCGACCAAGTACTACTCGACCGACTACAACACCGTGCTCGACCTTCAGAAGTCCTATGCCACGGTCGATGCAAGCCTGCGCTATACGCCGGAATCGGGCGCCTTCTATCTTGAAGGCTTCGTGAACAATCTGACCGACAAGGCCGTTATCTATTCGGCGACGCTCGGCGGTGCCGCCCGCGTCCAGGAATCGTTCAGCCCGCCCCGCGTCTGGGGCGTGCGCCTGGGCGCCAAGCTGCGCTAAGCCTGCGGATCGAATGCAGGGGCTGGGAAAGGACCGAATATGAAGCCTGCCCAGCCCCCGATACCTGATCCGACCGATACGATCGATCAAGCGCTGGCCGTCGGCACCGACGGCGGCGCGCTGCTCTTTGACGACGCCGCCCTCCCCCCTACCGAGCCGGCGTCGCAGGAAGGCCACTATCCCCCTCTCTCCCGGGGAATAGTGGCCTTCGCCTTTCTGATGGTCGCGGAATTCTTCTACAGCTGGGCGTGGAATTCGGTCGACGTGCTGCGGCCCTATATTCGCGAGAGCCTGGGCCTGACCTTGACCGAGGCCGGTTCGGGCTATTCGGCGCAGGGCGCCGGCGCGTTGATCGGCGCCGTGGTCATGGGCCAGCTCGCCGACCGCTTCGGCCGCCGCAAGATGCTCGCTGTGGTCATGATCGGCTATGGCCTGACGCTCGCCGCGGGCACGCTCGTCACCAGCTACGTCGCCTATCTCGCCGATCGCTTCGTGCTCGGCCTGTTCATGGGCGGCATCTTCCCGATCGTCGTCGGCATCTATGTCGGCCTGTTTGCCAGCAATGTCGCCGGACGGCTGGCGAGCCTGATCAATGCCATCTTCGGCTGCGCGGTGACGCTTCTGGGCGTGGCCAGCGGCGCCGTGGGCGGGGACTGGAAATGGCTGCTCTGGATCGGCGGAATTCCGCCCGTGCTGCTGGCGGGCTTCGCCTTCGTGCTGATCCCGAAGACTGCCGACGCGCGCGGCCCCGCCTCGGGCAGCAAGCCGCGAGCGCCCGTGCTCGACCTCTTCGCCCGCGGCGTGCGCCTGCAGACTCTGGCGCTGGCCGCGCTGATGGGCCTCAACTTCTTCGGCTATCAGGCCTTCAGCGGCTGGCTGACGACCTACCTGCGCGATGTCCGCCATCTGAGCCCGACGATCCTGGGCGATCTCGTAGCCTGGCAGTTCGCCGCGAACATTCTCGGCGGCTTCTTCTGGGGTTGGGCCGGCGACAAGTTCGGCCGCCGGTTCAACGCGCTGGGCTTCCTCGGTGCGGCGATCGCCATCGTCGTCTACCTCAATCTCGGCGCCAATGTCGTCGTGCTGGGATCGGTCGGCGCACTCTATGGTTTCATGCTGTCCTCGAGCGTGGTCTGGGGACCCTGGCTGACCGAACTCTACCCGCCGCACCTCAAGTCGACCGCCGCCTCGATCTTCAACTGGGGCCGCATCGTCAGCTTCTTCGCGCCGCTGGTCACCGGGTCGCTCGCCACGAGCTTCGGCCTTGGTGCGACTATGGGAGTGGCGAGTGTAACCTTCGTCATCGCCGGCCTCATCTGGCTGGCCTTGCCCGAAACGCACGCGAACCCGCTGCTGCCCGGCCGCCGCCTGAATACGCGCTGATCTGCTCAGACCTGCGGCGGGACCGAGCTTTCTACCGAATGGTTGAGCGATATCCCCGCCGAGGCCGCGATCAGCGCACCGATCGCGAGGCACTGGATCAACGCCAGCCGCTCTCCCAGGATCGCCAGCGCGGCAAAGGCCCCGATTGCCGGCTCCAGGCTGACGACCACGCCGAAGACATGGCGCGGGAGCCGTTTTAGCGCAATCATCTCGAGCGAAAACGGGATGGCGCTCGCCAGAACGGCAACCACAGCGCCGGTGGCAAGGGTCGCCGGCTCAGCCAGGCGAGTACCGGCCGTCACGAAGCCCACGGGAACCGCGATCAGCGCTGCGACGCAAATGCCGAGGCAGACCACCTGGCTTTCGGGCAGCACCTCGCTCGCGCGCTTGCCGGTGACGATGTAGAGTGCCCAGGCCAGCGCCGCGGCCAGGACGAACGCCAGCCCGACGGGATCGATCGCCGCATGGCTCGACCCGGGTAAAGTAGGCTACCCACCCCAAGCGCGGCGCAGCCAATCCACAGGTAGTCCGCCTTGCGAACTGAATAGTAGATCGCCACGCCCAACGGCCCGAGGAACTCGATCGCTATGGCAATGCCCAGCGGCAGCGTCCGCAAAGCCATGTAGAAACACAGGTTCATGCAGGCGATCGTCGCGCCATAGGGCACGACGACGGCCCAGCCGGCGCGGCCGATCCGCCAGCGCCAGGGTCGGAATACCGCGATCAGCAGCAGCGCCGAAAGCCCGAGCCGGAGCGCATTGGCGCCAGAAGCTCCGGCCAACGGAAACAGGCCTTTGGCGAAGGAATTGCCAACGCAGACCGAGACCATGGCCGCGATCAACGGGGCAAGGCCGCCGAGCAAGCCCAGCCGCCCGGCGCGAACGGTCATCCCTTGACCTGCGCGACCAGCGCGGCGGCGCCTGCCAGCATGAAGCCGTGATCTGAGCCGAGCAGGAACAGGCTAGCGCCCTTCTCGGCCCAGGTCGGCACGTCTGCGATCCGCGCTACGAACATGCCGGTACGCCGGCCATGGCGCATACCGGCGGCGCAAACCTTCTCGACCGCCGCGACCACTTGCGGATCGTCCTGATTGGTGACGCCGTAAGCGACGGTGAGATCGACC
The window above is part of the Novosphingobium sp. G106 genome. Proteins encoded here:
- a CDS encoding MFS transporter codes for the protein MKPAQPPIPDPTDTIDQALAVGTDGGALLFDDAALPPTEPASQEGHYPPLSRGIVAFAFLMVAEFFYSWAWNSVDVLRPYIRESLGLTLTEAGSGYSAQGAGALIGAVVMGQLADRFGRRKMLAVVMIGYGLTLAAGTLVTSYVAYLADRFVLGLFMGGIFPIVVGIYVGLFASNVAGRLASLINAIFGCAVTLLGVASGAVGGDWKWLLWIGGIPPVLLAGFAFVLIPKTADARGPASGSKPRAPVLDLFARGVRLQTLALAALMGLNFFGYQAFSGWLTTYLRDVRHLSPTILGDLVAWQFAANILGGFFWGWAGDKFGRRFNALGFLGAAIAIVVYLNLGANVVVLGSVGALYGFMLSSSVVWGPWLTELYPPHLKSTAASIFNWGRIVSFFAPLVTGSLATSFGLGATMGVASVTFVIAGLIWLALPETHANPLLPGRRLNTR
- the hisD gene encoding histidinol dehydrogenase, encoding MTRVPAPPALEGKLEYIKTPVQDQHADNNQVAGLVTGILKDVRERGDAAVREYASKFDNSNLEQFEVTPAERQQALDLLDPQTRADTEFAIENVRRFAEAQLSTILPLEVEPIPGLHLGHRVIPIQRVGAYVPGGRFPLLSAPIMTIVPGKVAGCDEVVACLPPNAHKAMVAGCHLSGADRIFLIGGAQAIAAMAYGTEKVPQVDKIMGPGNAFVNEAKRQVFGPVGIDQLAGPSEIFVVADATGNPELIATDLLGQAEHDVRTRVGLITTDRALAEATKAEVARQLETLATAKVAAESWANYGEIVFCADEAAMIAYSDYVAAEHLQVHTADPHAFAKKLRNYGSLFIGENASVVYSDKNVGTNHTLPTMGAGKYTGGLWVGSYVKIATYQWLEESAIRAVAPPAIRQSGSEGLEGHQKAAAIRFDRLKTPA
- a CDS encoding EamA family transporter — translated: MAAALAWALYIVTGKRASEVLPESQVVCLGICVAALIAVPVGFVTAGTRLAEPATLATGAVVAVLASAIPFSLEMIALKRLPRHVFGVVVSLEPAIGAFAALAILGERLALIQCLAIGALIAASAGISLNHSVESSVPPQV
- a CDS encoding DMT family transporter; translated protein: MTVRAGRLGLLGGLAPLIAAMVSVCVGNSFAKGLFPLAGASGANALRLGLSALLLIAVFRPWRWRIGRAGWAVVVPYGATIACMNLCFYMALRTLPLGIAIAIEFLGPLGVAIYYSVRKADYLWIGCAALGVGSLLYPGRAMRRSIPSGWRSSWPRRWPGHSTSSPASARARCCPKARWSASAFASQR
- a CDS encoding cupin domain-containing protein yields the protein MTLWTQEAMNARLVRYADLIPCRTAFIDTKTPGSTEKENFTIIGAGVSESADQHVHITEKHGFNIGAARQPFGCVNSQHSHDTAEVFMIHSGRWRLLFGPNCEDGSLEIGPGDVCSVPIHMFRGFEKVDEGKGMLFTVLGEDDPGKVTWAPAVFEAAADHGLKLTKGGMLIDTSDGDYKLKEVELEDGIDPDAIAELRTPPLEKLQECIATYDSVRQAPNPHSPLAAEGVEEAGIITPRPTRDGFPAGPISGWWPQDFNLRLLTLQTGAYVPLHSRQEAEVLIVQEGTLEVSWADGAIVMGAGDTLTVPIGLVHAFRNTASVPAVAFVARGTEDPGLPVFQS
- a CDS encoding LacI family DNA-binding transcriptional regulator, whose translation is MDQPVKSTQPLRRATSYDVARAAGVSQSAVSRCFAPGGSIAPATRKRIEKVAAELGYRPNALAQGLISGRTNMVAVLISSATNLYYPEVLEELTRRLTERDTRVLLFSLRSEGEVDDVLDQVWRHSVDGVISAARLSDAQIQLFEDHRVPLVLYNRMPAKARAASVCCDSAAGETELVERLLAAGHRDFGIIAGPEDSYVGEERRRAALDRLAAAGFDKVPVVRGDFSYTGGGEGLRQLMADKSGLDAIICGNDQMAIGAIDAAREDFKLTIPDDLSIVGFDGTAPASWSSYRVTSIRQPVRRMTEAAVSMLIERIENDTVSAERRLFAGELVAGASARIG
- a CDS encoding TonB-dependent receptor, translated to MSNRFWFGSVSALTMALCTSAAMAQDTSAAAPDDTSASTGMADIVVTAQRRSERLQDVPLSVTALSGDDLSRSRITDASRLQLLSPGLTWGQQGADSFPAIRGVRTQLVSAQSDPVIGFYLDGVYQSRTQQQSIPLFDIARVEVQRGPQGTLYGRNTFGGNISVVSQLPTKNFEAGFNAAAGSYNLRQFDAFVNLPVTDTLQVRVAGYHSEHDGYVRSTTNPDIRFNDENQSALRASLLFTPTEQFEVQVHAGYWERNDAGGGAYGYKTVGTLINPATGTRSINGQPYAVNPSVRNGTRFVNGVDIGVPVTGDEYNVQWDYQPTEYLREKYVNGQLSYDFGGVAIKSITGYTKFRSRRSGDLDQSSVVFPAPGVASAFAGSGIQQPDTDVKTFSQELQLSSTDKSSPLQWIAGAYYFHDMLNELYSQVYTAPTATALGTRSRTQIDTKAYALYGQATYSLIPDTLRLTAGVRYSDETKNYVITNFTAPVGTFNFNTQTAARGAGQAKFNKVTWRAGAEFNVTRDNMIYASVSTGFESGGINNNSSNALIPQSYAPQTVTAYELGSKNKFADGRVILNASLFYNKYKDLQITILDPLTNLSYYASAGAARSYGAEFELKTLPVDGLHVDLTAALLNAKFTKYVRPNPFGDTTTVNLAGKRVPTSPTLKTTASISYDADLGSAGTISPRVDVLYSTKYYSTDYNTVLDLQKSYATVDASLRYTPESGAFYLEGFVNNLTDKAVIYSATLGGAARVQESFSPPRVWGVRLGAKLR